The region TTTTAGCATACTTGTCTCAGAATTGATGAGAACAAGACAGGAAAGGAATAGAAGGTTTGAACAAGTCAGTTAACAAACTTGTCCCGACCGAAGGAAGTATAAAACAAGGGCCCATAGTTGCACGCTCTTCTCATTGTAACTACAGACGCTGACCCGACTAAGCCTAGAGAAAGTCCAAGCAAACTTACATGGTGTATATTTCCTGACTTTTACCTCCACCTTGCCCTTCTTTGTGGTATGGGGCACTCTACCTCTGAAGCCACCCTGCCAGCTCCCTTTTATGTTGGTTACTTTTTGAGATAGCGTCTCACCGTATGCCCATGCCAGTTTTGACTAGGATTCTCCTATAGTTGTTCTTCCTCCTGTCACTGAGGATGACAAGGGAGCCTCCCTGTCCCCAGCCATCATGCTGTCCTTGTAGCTGTAGCTGGGATAGCAGCTGTTGATTGAGATGGCGTCTCAAGAGAACATTGTGGCCAGACTGGCCTCACGCCACGACTCTCCAGGTCTCTGCCTCCCCAAGATATGTTTTCTCTTTAAAGGTAAAATTCAGTaacaacacgcacacacacgcacaccacacaaAACGCCCAGAAATTTTAAAACGTTCAAGCAATGAGAATTACTGCTAAAATACCTCATACAGGAATGAAGAAATCAAATGAGCATTAGAAATACTTTGAACTGGAAGAAAGAGCCACATCTCAAAACTTGCAGGGTGACGCTACATCAGCACTCAGGCGTGAGGAGTACAGGAAAGGGGAGAGGCTGAGGACTCGCAAGGAGGTGTAGACAGAAAAGCAAGGGAAGCAGAAGTTGACCCAACAGCATCAACAGCCAAGAATCTTTACCAAAAGGAATAAAAACTGACCAGCCGGTGGCAAAAtccataaaggaagaaaagaaggcacAAGTAGCCAGTCTCAGGAACGAAAGGGCATCTCTCGTGCTGCAGGCACTAACACGTAACTTTTTGCCCCAAACTTGAGAACTTAAATACAAGTTTCCACAGGAATACGACTTTATACATTCATTCTTCATTCTTAACATTTACTGTGCAAAACAATGGATTTCCTTAGGTTATTTTCACGCGTGTATATAATATGCTTTGACCGTCTTTTACCCTCCCCGGGGCTGAACCCCCTCCCGGTCAGTGGCTACCTTCCATTCCACTCTCTCCCTTTAAATCTAGACTGCATGTATCAGAGAAAACGTGATGTTTGTCTCCCCGGGTCTGACTTAATTTCACTTAACGTTCTCCAGGGCATTCCGTCCATTTgcctgcaaatggcataatttcatttttctttagggccaaataatactccattgtgctTATATATCACATCGTCCTTACCCACTGCCCATTGAtgggcacctaggctgattccgTAACCTGACTGTTGTGAATATAACCACAATAAACGTGGGTGTGCAGGTGTCTCTTGCATGCTGGCCTGTCCTTCCTCCAGGTATATGCCCAGAAATGTGACAGCAGGATAGTATAGTAgactttggtggtggtggtttttgttttagaTGGTGATACTgagtttgaatccagggcctcacacttgctaagcggGTGCTTCGCCTCTTGAACTAAGTAAGCCACTAGCCCTTGTTTATCTTTTGGATATGGCTCTGAGTTGGTTTGTTTCGCcttgggccagcctcagaccacaTCCTTCTACCTATACCTTAACAAGCAATTGGGATTACTGGTGCACCACACCACACCTAGCTAATTTATTGAGATAGAGTCATTAACTTTttaacctaggctggcctcaaactgtcatcctcccTACCTTGGCCTCCGCTGGGCTTATTATTTTAGGAGCCTCCATACTGACTTCCACACTAGCTGCACTAATTTACCTTCTCACCAACTGCATCTAGAGGTTTCTTCTCGGGCACCTCAGCCCTTACCAGCATGTTGCTTTCTTGATAGCCATTCTGATGGGTGAAATGGCATCTCGacgtcattttgatttgcatttctctgatgctGAACaagtctttatgtatttattggccatttgtactacATATTCCTTCGCCAGGGCTGGTTTACATTGTGAGCTTCTGCTTCTTAATCTGCCACCACCCGCCTCCCTGAGCTGGCGGTGCAGCTGTTCACTCCTTTTCCTCTGCATCGCCTTCCTGATGAGCATGCTGCCATCTTACCCCAGGAACAAGAACACAACTTGAAACGGACTCGAAAAACTGTGGAAAAACCTGAATAGTCCTccatcattgaaaaaaaaaattacatcggTCACGAGGTATCTTTCCACAAAAGGAACTCCATACCCAGAGGCTTTGGGAGGATTCCACCTCCCGTGTAAAGAGGAAATGATTCCAGAAACATCTTACGCTGGAGAATTAACAGACATGGAATTATTTCACTCCTTTTATGAGACTCGTGTGACCTGGGAACCAAAACTTGAGACAGGCTGCCCAAGGGAAGAAAACCACTGACCTGCCTCAGAAAAGGCACATGGAGACGCGCGCCACTCTGTGTGTTCGCTTCATTTCAGAAGGGTTCCAAGTGCCGTGCCAGGCCTGTGCCGGGGCCCTGGGGTGGTGGCCATGGTCCTCGGGTAGGCCTCGGCCCCTCGGCAAGGGGGACGGGAGCAGGGACCCCGGAGTCCGCGTGTGGAAGGCCCCATAGAGCCCGCTGGCCATGTCCTGGGCTGGAAACCACGTCACCGGCCTTTCCCCCCCCAGGGGAATGACCCGCGCTTGCTCTCAGTCCCAGTCCCCTTGGAAACTTTCGACTAGGAAACAAACTAGTCTACCGACTCTTCCGGGAACGTGTGTGCATCTTACCAGAAATTTCCAGTTGACTTTCAGGCTAgtaggaacaagaaaaggaagctGTTTTTAGGGAGAGATGCCCCTTGCTGCCCATCGAGACCACAGGGACCACCGCACCTGGGGCAGAAGCAGCCGGCGCTGGGGGTTCTAGGTTTCTATCACAGAGGGGAAGAGCTTCTGTCCCAGGGCCTGGGAGCCATCTGCAGGGAAGGGAAGCCATTACACACCAGAGCCACCGGCTCGCCGCAGCAAGCCGGGCGAGAGGAAAGTGGAGAAGTTGcgttttctttttcctgcccCTCCCCATAGCTTCCCGTCCCTGCCATCGCTCTGGGGGTGACCTCAGGCCCGGGGGAAGCCCTCTTGCGAATGTTACTGGCTATGAATGGACGTGGGGTGGTGGATTTGGGGCGCTGTGGGTAGATAAAAGAACACAAGCAAGTGGAGGCCCACGTAGAAAGCTGGGGTGCGGGGAGGAAGGGTTTGTGAGTGCAGAACAGAGCAGAAGGATGGGCCGCCTCAAGGGGCTTGGGGGTGCCCGGCACCTCGAGCTTCTCCCCGCGTCTGTAGAGATAGGAGCTGTGTCCGCCCCGGAAAACTGGACTCTGTGTCACTAAACCTCAAAGGCTGGGCTAGGTGTCACCGGCCCCTCCCGCAAGCCCAGCGGCGGGGACGGGGTCGCCGTCAGATCGGGGCTGTCATTTCCTGTCGGCTCCAAAGGCTGCAGGTCAACGAGACCCGCCGTGTGTCAGCAGCCATGGTGTCCACGTCAGCAAACGAGGATGTGGTTCCTTATCGCCTGCCCAGCCCTGCGCCCCAGCAGCAGGCTTcctaaccgccccccccccgtccggtccccccccgcccccccgccggccACCACCGCGCACACAGTTACCACTGAAGCCAAGCTTGATCGCGCTGCCctgcggggacggggggggggggggcgggcagagggaggggggagtcGGGGCCTCAGAAGCCTCCCGCCGGCTGCCCTCCCCTCCGCGTTGCCGGCCACCCCACAGGTTCAGATCCCGCCTGACTCCATCCAGGCCTACTGTCTGCTGCCCCCTTCTGTCTCTTTGGTCGCTCCCTTGCAAGCGAGGCACCATGCTTTCTCTATGGTTTTTTGCTGTGTGATGTTGGGCTGGCAGCGAACAGCTTTGTGCccgtggcttttctttttcttcccccccaGAGGCTGATCTCCTTTGCACTGGCCTGGCCTCCCAGGAGGCCAGCTTTCCCTCCTGGGCTTGACGCCTCTGGGGGTGACAGCCAGTGACCCGAAGCTCTCCAAGCGTGCTTCCATTCTACACTATTAGAACCTGACCTCCTTGGAGAGCCGGGCTCCGCGCTCCATCGCCGCTGCCTGTGCGCAGACCTCGCTGGAGCTACGAGCGGCTCGGAGCGATGAGAACTGCCCCTCGCACTGGACCGGGGGTCAGATGCACCAGCGCTCCCGGAAATGCCGTCCCCGCAACCCACGCGCGTCCTGGCCACGGACCCCCCCAGCCTGTCTTCGGTCCTGCCTCTGTATTCTCTCAGCACCACGGAGCCTCCCCTCCGTTGGGCTTTTCCACCTTTGCTCGACTCCTCTTCATAGAGCTGTCCCGGTACGTGGGAGGGAATACTGTGGAATAATCCCGAACAAGGCTTTTCCTCTGTTCTGGTCAGCAACCTAAAGGTGATGCCCGTCGATTCGTGGTAAAGACAGAAAGACTAGCGCTGGTGCTCATGCACAGTACCAGCTTGTGGGGACCCACCTACCTTCCCcgtcctagctgcttaggaggatTTGTCCTTCTCCCCAATGcacagaggaagggggaggaaggaaagggtgtTTAAGAATACGACATTTATTTCAACAAAGATCAGCCCCTAACCTGGGGGACAATCTCGAAGGAGCCCTGTTGAGTGAACAGGACTGTGAGCTGACTCATGACCAGCGGGGATAGGACAAGGGCAACGTGACCCCACCGTGTCCCATCGTGTAAGGGTCTGTCCTGGCAGAGGCTGGCTTTGCAAACGCGATGAGCCACCATGTTGGAAAAGAGCCTTGTTGGTCTCTAGGGACTGATGGCCTCCAGCATCCCCCTGCGACCACGAAGAAGTGCCGTCTTCCAGCTCAAGCGAGTTTGGGGCAGACGGACCCCAGTCAAGCTCCTAAGTGAGATGGCTCAGCCGACTCCTTGATGGGCAGACTCAGGAGGCCTTGAACCCAGGCTGCGCTCATTCGTGACTGGGCTCCTGAGTCACAGAAATGTCTGGATAATAAGGACGTGCTGTTTTAAGTCACTACACTGAATAATTGTTACCcagcaataaatatttttactgtATGTCTTCATACTGGTAAACGCATCGTTATAGGAAATCTGAGAAAGGACAGACAGGCTCTTGCCACCGAGCTCATGggccttgggaagctgagatcaggaggactgctgttctaagccagcctggacacagAAGCCAATGGGGGGCAGGAGCAGAGGTTCTGTAGCTGCCTTGGGGGCTCTGTGGGGCTGTGGATGGTCTTAGGGGGGTATGTGTTCCCTGAAATCACATGCAAGCTGTTGTTTTAATACACATGAACGTGAGGGGAGCATCTGTTTATGGTGACACTATTCGCATTAGCCTAGGTGTTCACCAATGAAGAATGAAATACGGTATATACATACAGTGTATATACACAACAGACTACTGTTCagccataaaaaagaatgaaatcctatTATGGATGGACCTGTAGGACAATATGTTAAATGGAAGAACTTAGATACTAACAGACACATAtcacatgctttttttttatatgtgggAACCAATAAAAGCCTACTGGGCAGCCAATAGTAGTCAATAAAGctgggaagggtgtgtgtgtatgtgtgtgtgtgtgtgtgtgtgtgtttaactcagTGcatattgtatgcatgtgtgaaaacatCACACGGAAACCCATTAATAGGTATAATTAATACTGGTTACTAAAAATTGAAAGTGGTTGGTGGCCCACGAGAGATGATGAACCATTTGGTCTAGCAAGCTGCGGGGCCTGCTTAGGTGGTGGAGAGCAAGAGCACAGAGCACAGGGGCGAGGACAGGCGCGTGGATTAGACAGGCTAGGAAGTGAGGTGCACTCTCTGGAGAGGAAAAGTCACGAGGACAAAGCCCACAGCGGACGGAAGATTCacccacagaggggctgggggcccCTGGGAGCGTCGCGTGGGGCTGCCGggagccctgggctggcttctgcgCGGTCTCACACAGAATCCCATTTGCAAGGCCCTAATGACGTTACGTAATGACGTTACGCAAGCCCATTACATAAACCACTGACCAAGTGTCTGGGGCTCGAGCGGAGAGACCTTGTACTCTCACTCAAAGCTGGGGCTCtacaagccccagtcctggtggACACACATGCAAACACGCATATAcatgtgcgtgcacgcatgcacacacacacatacacaccccagcCATTTACAGAACGGCAGCACCCGGAGAAGCCATATGAGGTTCATATAGGTTCATCCGCTGGGACAGTTAGCAGGCACCATTAGCAGGTGGGGACCAGACCGCGCTAGAGCCTTTGGAGGCTAAAGATTCTGCGTTCTGTCCCAGCATGGTAACAGGAGCGACCCTTCCATTTGGAGTCATTCACAGTCTCTGGTACGGTTCAGGGGTGATGAACAGACCACTTCTAGCGAGCGCCACTGCCCCCTTCGTTGGGACAGGGATAGGGCGGGGAATTCTGGGCCATTCTCAGAATGCTGAGGTTTGCCCTTGGCCCGGATGATGCCACTTGGGTCTCCCTGCCCAGACAGACTGCCTGAGCTCCTTACAGACAGGTGGCGTGTGAGACACACTCCGTATTACAGACCGGACGCACGGGGGTCGTCCCACACCCGTCAGCTACAGAAGAACAAGATGGGAAAAAGGTAAATACATTTTAGTTGACTACTAACGCATTTCTAGGTATGGAGAGCGAATTTGTATCTTCCTTCTCGGAGCAGTTCTGCACAGTTATGTGGTTCTGAAGTAAAAAGAAAGGATGCTTTGCCAAGGTACTCAGAACCGGGGTGACACGGGGGCCTAACGGTAATCTCGGTGAGACCATCACTGACTTTGAGTGTAACTCCTCCTCAGAACAGCAGCCTTTGAAAAGCCCACGTGTTCATTTGCATTTGGGGGGTACACACCTCCTGTTTTAATTATCACCAGCCTTGATACTAAATAACTTTTTGACAATTTGCAAACAAGACCGAAGGACAGAGATTGGTCTCCCTTCAGAGAGTCTTCTAGAGACTGTGAAATCCCGGAACGGGCTGGCACCCGGTAGGTCTTACCAAATATGCTGCATGACCTAAAAGCTGTTCTTACACAAGAATTCCAGAATGTTTAAAGGGAAAATACTGGTATAACTGACATAAACATCATCTTCATGTGTTTGAGTTGGAAATTTCCGAGAAATCGTTTTCCAGCTAGACTCCCAAGCTGGGTGCCTAAGGCTAGGTAGGCAGACGGAGAGAAGTCAAGCGGGCCTTAGGCCCAGGGGGAACGGTTAAGGACTCGGATGCCCTGGTCTGAAATGGCCAGCTTTTGCTCTCTTCCTAGCTCTCACAAGAGGAGCTGGGGTCCAGATTGGCACGTGAAACTTCCACACACTGAAAATATTCTGAGGGTTTTATGGCCACGTCGCGTCAGGAGCCAGCGGCTCACGCTTGGCCTGTAAACTTAGGTAAGAAGCGCTGGCCTCCCTGGCCCTCGGCTTGCAGTGAAAGAGGCCTCCGAACCAACCCAGCCACTTCCCTCTCACCAGGGCTCGGTTTCTTCGGCTTTTATGATTCATCTGTGAAGCATGAATTCACCCAACCACCTCCCACTCCCAGGGCTGCTCTTCCTGACCACCAAGTGATTGCCTGGGGGCACAAGCTACCGGATTTGGGTGTCCTGGACCTGTGTGCTTTCTCTATGGCCTTCAACCGCTTCTTCCATGCAGAAAGGGCCTTGCCTCAGTGCCTCTGTGACCTTCTCTTGGGGGTCTTCTTTCCCATTCCTTGGCCTCCTCTCCATTCTCCCAGGCTTCTCTCAGTTCCGTCCTCTAAGGTCGGGTTCTTAAGGCCTGGGTCCCAGCCCTGCCCACCCCAAAGTTCCCAAAATGCATCCACAGGGGACGTCCCAGCCTCCAGCCCAACCCTCACCTATAATCTGCCCCTTCTGCACCACACTAGCTCAGCAGGTGCAGGACTTCGGCTCCCTCCGCAGCCATGCTCATCTGGTCAGAAACCAGCCCGCTCCTCCAGTCCTACACTCAGGGTCTCCCGATTCCACCGCATCTCTGACTGGCTGAGGGGCGCCCTCACTTGGCACCAAGACAGGCGACTGGGGTGCTGACCACCATTCTTACTCCCCCAGGCTGGACGTCTTTCTAAAATACAGTACTGGGAAACGCTGCCATGTTCCTGTCCTGCCTGAACCCTGCCGCGGCTGGGTAGATACTGTCTGAACTCCGCCTTGTCTTTCCAGGTCTCCGCTTCTCATCGCGCCGGGTGCCGGCCTTTGGATGGTGCGTCCacttccgcccccccccacccccgcccaggccccgctaCTCCTAAACGTGGGTGTCGGGACCTCACGCTTCAGAAGCCCTTCTTCACGTGCTCTGCCACCGTACTTCTCAAgctcctcttccttcccactCGTCCCGGTGCCTCACGCAGAGCTGGGCACACGGTAGGCGACTGACAAACGCACGGCTGCCAGGGTTACTGTGGGTGCTCGCGATGCGGAATGGGAAGGCCCTTGTTAACATCATTTTTTACTCTCATtttaatgagaaaactgaggtccaGGGAGACAGATGCTGGGCTCCGAGTCCCAGAGGAGGAGGCAAAACCAAGACTGGGCCCTTCATGCCCAGTAGGTCCGTCCCCACGGGCCTGCTCCTTCCCGCACAGCCCACCGGCCGCGGCAGAGCCTCCGGACCCAGCATCCATCATCAGAAAGCACCCGACAGAAAGTGTGACATGGAAGCAACCTTCTTCTGGAGTGCAGGCGGTCCTTCCTTCCTGGCCTCCAGACAGGCGGCAGGCGGGGCTGGCTGTGGTTCTAAGGGCCTCGAGAGAGCCCAGCACAGGTACAAGCCCTGGGCTCCCAGAGCCTCGGGTGGCAGGTTACCTCATGGGAAAGACCAAAGGTCCTGGCCCAGGCCTGCCGtccgtccgtccttccttcccttcagctCCAGTGTTCAACGCCTGGCCCCAGGGGAATGTCACAAATGTCTCTTCCTTGTCCAACAGCTGAGATGGAAGATGAAGGATAGGGGTTTGGCAATGACACTTACTACATTGTTGCTTTGGAAGAGCCAATTACCAGCAAGTAATATTCAACCTGCGCAGGGCAGGAAGGCAAGGGCTCTTCGGGGGCTGTTGATGGGGCAGGGGATTGAACAGTCAGGCTGACTTGCCCTCGGCTCAGGTAACAACCCCAGAACCTCGGATAGGTACTTAATGGTCCTTTGGGTACATAGCTAGTGGCCCTTCTTTCCTTCCGTGGCCCCGCTGGACCTGGGAAATGCCCGTTTCCTGGTGGATCCAAGGACTCGGCCGGTGCCGAGTTTGTGGGAGCACATCTTTGTCAGCACAGCGCTGGGTACCCCTCTCCAGACGCGCCGAGGGGACGGGTCCCAGCGGTCCAGGGCTGTACCCACagcctggggcgggggtgggggtctcCAGGGCGATCTCCAGGGCGAAAGGACGGCGGTGAGCGCTGCGCTCAGAAGAAGAGCGGGGCGGGCGCCACCTCGGCGGGGCTGGGCCAGGCGGGGGCCGCGAGGTCCGGGTCGGGGGccgcggcggggagggcgggctggcCGTGGACGCGCTGGTGCCGCACCAGGTGGGTCTTGCGGCTGAAGCTCTTGCTGCACTGCGGGCAGGAGAAGGGGCGCGAGCCGGTGTGGATGGCCTGGTGGCGCACCAGGTTGGTTTTGGAGCTGAAGCTGCGGGCGCAGACGGCGCAGGCGTGGGGGCGGCTGCCGGTGTGCACGGCCTGGTGGCGGCCCAGGTGGGACTTGCGGCTGAAGCGGCGGCCGCACTGCGCGCAGGCGAAGGGCCGGGCCCCGCTGTGCGCCCGCGCGTGGGCCACCAGGTTGGGTCTGGAGCCGAAGCGGCGGCCGCACTGCGCGCAGGCGAAGGGCCGCTCCCCGGTGTGCACGCGCCGGTGCCGCGACAGGTGCTGCCCGTGGGCGAAGCCGCGGCCGCACTCGGGGCAGAAGAAGGCTCGCTCGCCGGAGGCGGCGCCCGGGGGCTCCGGGGGGCTGGGCCCGGGGCCGCAGGCCGAgggctcggcggcggcggcggcggccgggtcCACCGTGGCGCACTGCTCGCAGCCGAACGCAGCCCCGTCGCCGCGGTGCGGGCGCGGGTGCGCGGCCAGGTTCTTCTTCCAGCCCAAGCTGCGGCCGCAGCGCGCGCAGGCgaagggccgggggccgggggcggggggcggggccccggggggcgggggcggggccgggggcggggccggcgcgccgggcggggcggggcgggcggcgcggagcGCGGCGGCCTCGTGCACGCGCTGGTGCCGCACCAGGTGCTGCTTGTGCGTGAAGCTGCGCGCGCACTGCGCGCACTGGTAGGGCCGCTCGCCGGTGTGGATGCGCTGGTGGCGGATCAGGTGCGTCTTCTTGCGGAAGCGCTTCTCGCACTCGGCGCAGGGGAAGGGCCGCTCGCCCGTGTGCGTCTTCTGGTGCGAGCCCAGGTGGATCTTCTGGCTGAAGCGCTTGCCGCACTCGGCGCACGGGTAGGGCCGCTCGCCCGTGTGCGTGCGCAGGTGGCGCGTCAGGTGCGCCTTCTTGCTGAAGCGCTTGCCGCACTCGGAGCACGGGAAGGGCCGCTCGCCGCGGTGGCTGCGCTGGTGCAGCAGCATGTGCGCGCGCTGCGAGAAGCTGCGCCCGCAGTCCGGGCACGCGCACGGGCCCTCGCCCCGGTGCAGCCGCTGGTGCAGCCGCAGCGTCAGCTGGTCCCGGAACCGCCGCTCGCACTCCCCGCAGCCGTACGGCTTCTcctccggcggcggcggcggcggcggcggcgggggcggcggctgcAGCGCGATCGGGCTCCACCCGGACAGCGCCAGCCCGCCGCCCagcggccccggggcccccggcTCCAGCTTATACGCGGCCGCCAGGGGCCCCAGGTCCGGGGCCGGGAAAGGGCCCGGGAGTAAGGAGAGATGCTGCGGCCATTCGACCTCCGCCTCGGCTTCCGGatcctcctcttccaccttcaCCTTCCGGATCATCCACTCGTCCCCTGAAGCGTCAAACACACCGAGAGTTAGGCCCCCGTGCGCCCGGGCTCCTGCCCTCGGGGCCCAGCTAACCAGAAGTTCCTGGGATAACTGAATctgaacccccctccccccccccgtccacccACGGCTCCTCCCTCCCGCTCCCCAAGATCAGCCCTGGCCCTTGGGTCCCCTCCTGTGTTCTTTTCGCCCCTGCCAAGGCTGCCTGGGATCGGCGGGCTCCTTTCTGAACCAGTTCCTTACATCCCATTGAGGAGCAGGGGCCCCCAATTCCCCAGTGCCTGCCAACTGGCAGCAGCTCGGCAAGTCAGACATCCAAACAGCTgacctccctcccctctgtggacGAGGGGAGGCTGGAGCACAGCCCTCTCTGCACAGGGCAGGCCATAGCGTAGCATCTCGGGGCCTTGGAACTTGTGCTACTTCTGCTTGCCACGCCCCCTGTGGCCTCGCTGTTGTAGGAGGGCACCTTGAACTCCAGTGCCAACCCTACCCGGGTCCCACAGGCCCAGAGGGGAAGCCAGTGAGAGAGAAGAGGCTGGAGTTGACAGACAGGGTGTGGGAAACTAGCTTAATCTCTGGAGAGAGCCTCTGTCAAGGGCGGGTTCCAATTCCTAGGAACCTGCCACAAGATGCATCTTAGGGCAGGACCTACGGTTTTattttattcgtttatttttCGGTGcttgatgctggggcttgaactcagggtctgggcactgtcctttaatcttttcactcaaagctggcactctaccacttggcctgcagctgcacttctggcatttttctgcttaactggagataaagctctggcagactttcctacccaggctaagCTTTGGACtgggatccacagatctcaggctcctgagtagctaggattatagctgggGGCCACAGTACCTGGCTCTCTTTATCTAAAGCTCCTAAATGGAGTCTAGTTAGGGAACCATTGGATACCCGAGTTCCTGTCTGACCTGGAAAGTCTGTCACAGTCTTAGTCTTTATTTTATTACACAAAAATGGTTGAGATTACATCCACTCCC is a window of Perognathus longimembris pacificus isolate PPM17 chromosome 2, ASM2315922v1, whole genome shotgun sequence DNA encoding:
- the Znf467 gene encoding zinc finger protein 467, with the translated sequence MRETLEALSSLGFSVGQSEMAPQSEPRDGSHNAQGKAPSREGSVLGTCSGHKATGQEEDARMEQAEAPCGGGQACIPQKTEPVGSCSGDEWMIRKVKVEEEDPEAEAEVEWPQHLSLLPGPFPAPDLGPLAAAYKLEPGAPGPLGGGLALSGWSPIALQPPPPPPPPPPPPEEKPYGCGECERRFRDQLTLRLHQRLHRGEGPCACPDCGRSFSQRAHMLLHQRSHRGERPFPCSECGKRFSKKAHLTRHLRTHTGERPYPCAECGKRFSQKIHLGSHQKTHTGERPFPCAECEKRFRKKTHLIRHQRIHTGERPYQCAQCARSFTHKQHLVRHQRVHEAAALRAARPAPPGAPAPPPAPPPPPGAPPPAPGPRPFACARCGRSLGWKKNLAAHPRPHRGDGAAFGCEQCATVDPAAAAAAEPSACGPGPSPPEPPGAASGERAFFCPECGRGFAHGQHLSRHRRVHTGERPFACAQCGRRFGSRPNLVAHARAHSGARPFACAQCGRRFSRKSHLGRHQAVHTGSRPHACAVCARSFSSKTNLVRHQAIHTGSRPFSCPQCSKSFSRKTHLVRHQRVHGQPALPAAAPDPDLAAPAWPSPAEVAPAPLFF